The Acidobacteriota bacterium genome contains the following window.
GGTTCCCAAGGGATCAGCCGCCCACACAACCTGCTTCCAATGTCATACAGACCGAACTCCGATCGGGTCATGCGACACATGTCATTCGCCCGGACGCCCGGTTAGAGGATCGGAATGGGCCAAGGCGTTCAGCCTCAATTTCAGCCATCAGGAACATACCGGTAAGGGGAATATGAACTGCGCGACGTGCCACTCAGTCCTCGCTGGCGGTGTCCGCGGCCGGCAGGTTACCGCACCGGCACCGTCAATGCACTTTCCACCGGCACGAGGCCAGAGCTGTGCGACGTGCCATAACAACAAGCGAGCGTTTGGCCCGCCGGATTTTGCGGACTGCAAACGCTGCCACGAGGGGAAGACGTTCAAGTTCTAGAGACCCTGACCGCGGAAAAGTCCGCACCGGTTGCGAGGATTGGCACCTGCGAGGCGGTCGAAAAAGGCATTTGTGATCTCTAGTGCAATAAAAGTGGGCATTCTGCACTGAAGCAGAAGTGGCACGCCGGTTGCGATACATCTTAGCAAGAGCCACGGGACATTGGTCCGTACTGGTTCGAATTTTACGCTAGGAGTTGAACATGAAAACCAATTGGACAAAACTGACCGCAATTATTTTTTTCGCAGTACCATTTCTCCTATTAATGATCTTTAAGGTTACCCCGACCATGGTCGCGGCGAGTGCAGCGGACGATCCGGCTACGGTTTACAAAGCAAAATGTGCCGCATGCCACACGCCGAAAGCGGATAAGTTCTATAACCCGGCAATGCCTGAGGCAGAACAGGTTCAGGTAATACTAAAGGGAAAGAAAGGCGAGAAGCCGCCCTACATGCCCGGCTTCGAGGCAAAAGGCATGACCGAAGATGAAGCCAAGGGATT
Protein-coding sequences here:
- a CDS encoding cytochrome c; its protein translation is MIFKVTPTMVAASAADDPATVYKAKCAACHTPKADKFYNPAMPEAEQVQVILKGKKGEKPPYMPGFEAKGMTEDEAKGLAAYMKGLKTP